Proteins from one Salmonella bongori NCTC 12419 genomic window:
- a CDS encoding putative bifunctional diguanylate cyclase/phosphodiesterase, with product MPVSEYNHILVAVSFAVAIFASYTALNMAGRVAGSARSSARVWLAGGGFAMGVGIWAMHFVGMLAMDHAMYMRFDPFLTGLSMLIAIGSSLFALWLVSAEQLRLRRLLPGALVMGLGISAMHYTGMAALQFASIIVWDSVWVALSILIALLASCAALWLTFHLRHEGTDVALRRAGAAVLMGIAIAGMHYAGMKAAQFPQSWPIEHRGVDGNWLAMLVSVVALTILGITLLVSLFDARLQARTALLASSLAQANQELAQLALHDTLTRLPNRVLLEDRLEQAISKANREGTPFALLFMDLDGFKTVNDAYGHDIGDKLLVAVTHRLNQLLSGQFTLARIGGDEFVLLTEVSAPDEAASLASALVHSIDAPFTIDPYELTVTLSVGIALYPLDGKNERELMFNADAAMYHTKHTGRNGYHFFQPSMNMLAQTQLQLMNDLWLALERRELRLVYQPKVQALDGTIVGFEALLRWHHPKQGVLNPDQFLSLAEKTGLIVSIGNWVIDEACRQLHEWHLQGHTSWSVAVNLSALQFEQPGLIDTITQSLARHCIRPHLLTLEITETTAMNKPEQSVAILTRLTEMGVKASIDDFGTGYSSLLYLKRLPACELKIDRAFVHELSDAGDGATIVAAIVALAKALNLHIVAEGVENETQQQFLTQLGCHTLQGFLPGKPRTAEEISRDPTNSFIRPIHHDTQK from the coding sequence ATGCCGGTTAGTGAGTACAACCACATCCTTGTGGCGGTTTCATTTGCTGTCGCTATTTTTGCGTCCTATACCGCATTAAATATGGCCGGACGCGTTGCCGGAAGCGCCAGATCAAGCGCCAGGGTATGGCTAGCAGGCGGCGGTTTTGCCATGGGCGTCGGTATTTGGGCTATGCATTTTGTCGGGATGCTGGCGATGGATCATGCCATGTATATGCGCTTCGATCCTTTCCTCACTGGCCTCTCTATGCTTATCGCGATCGGCTCTTCCCTTTTTGCGTTATGGCTGGTCAGCGCTGAACAATTACGCCTGCGCCGTTTACTGCCGGGCGCGCTGGTGATGGGACTGGGCATCAGTGCAATGCATTATACCGGAATGGCGGCACTGCAATTTGCTTCAATCATCGTCTGGGATAGCGTATGGGTTGCCCTTTCTATCCTCATAGCGCTACTGGCATCCTGCGCCGCGCTGTGGCTCACGTTCCATCTGCGCCATGAGGGGACCGATGTCGCACTGAGGCGGGCGGGCGCCGCGGTATTAATGGGCATAGCGATTGCCGGGATGCATTACGCTGGCATGAAGGCTGCACAATTCCCCCAAAGCTGGCCAATAGAGCATCGTGGCGTCGATGGCAACTGGCTGGCTATGCTTGTCAGCGTGGTAGCGCTGACTATCCTGGGTATTACTTTGCTGGTTTCTTTATTCGACGCCCGACTTCAGGCCCGTACTGCACTGCTCGCCTCTTCGCTGGCGCAGGCGAATCAGGAACTGGCACAGTTGGCGCTGCACGATACGCTAACCCGACTACCAAACCGGGTACTTCTTGAGGATCGGCTGGAACAAGCTATCAGTAAGGCGAATCGGGAAGGTACGCCCTTCGCGCTACTGTTTATGGATCTGGATGGTTTTAAAACCGTTAATGACGCTTATGGCCATGACATCGGCGATAAACTGCTGGTCGCCGTAACGCATCGTCTGAACCAACTGTTGAGCGGCCAATTTACCCTGGCGCGAATTGGCGGCGACGAATTTGTATTGCTTACAGAAGTCAGCGCACCTGATGAAGCGGCTTCCCTCGCCAGCGCGCTGGTACATTCGATCGATGCCCCCTTTACCATAGACCCGTATGAACTGACCGTGACCCTCAGCGTTGGAATAGCGCTCTATCCGCTGGACGGAAAAAACGAACGGGAGCTGATGTTCAATGCTGATGCCGCGATGTACCACACGAAACATACGGGGCGTAACGGATACCATTTCTTTCAGCCATCAATGAATATGCTGGCGCAAACCCAGCTTCAGCTGATGAACGATCTGTGGCTGGCGCTGGAAAGACGGGAACTCAGACTAGTGTATCAGCCTAAAGTTCAGGCCCTGGACGGTACCATTGTGGGCTTTGAGGCATTATTGCGCTGGCATCATCCAAAACAAGGCGTACTGAATCCTGACCAGTTTCTTTCGCTGGCGGAAAAAACGGGGTTGATCGTCTCTATCGGCAACTGGGTGATAGACGAAGCGTGCCGCCAGCTCCATGAGTGGCATTTACAGGGCCATACCTCATGGTCGGTCGCGGTAAACTTGTCCGCTTTACAATTTGAGCAGCCGGGACTTATAGACACGATTACACAAAGCCTGGCCCGACACTGTATCCGGCCCCATTTACTGACATTGGAGATCACTGAAACAACGGCGATGAATAAACCGGAGCAAAGTGTCGCTATACTCACCAGGTTAACAGAAATGGGAGTTAAAGCCTCTATTGATGACTTTGGTACTGGCTACTCCAGTCTGCTCTATCTGAAACGTCTTCCGGCGTGCGAGCTAAAAATTGATCGTGCGTTCGTGCATGAGCTTAGCGATGCGGGCGACGGCGCCACCATTGTCGCGGCTATTGTCGCGCTGGCAAAAGCGTTAAATCTGCACATTGTGGCTGAAGGCGTCGAAAATGAAACGCAGCAACAATTTCTGACACAGTTGGGATGTCATACGCTTCAGGGGTTCCTGCCAGGTAAACCGCGCACGGCAGAAGAAATCTCCCGCGATCCCACCAATTCATTTATCAGGCCAATACATCATGACACCCAGAAATAA
- the envR gene encoding acrEF/envCD operon transcriptional regulator: MAKKTKADALKTRQHLIETAIVQFALHGVANTTLNDIADAANVTRGAIYWHFDNKIQLFNEVWLQQPSLRELIQDRLTGCGNDNPLQDLREKFIAALQYIAAVPRQQALMQILYHKCEFHNGMISEQTIREKIGFHHQSLREVLQRCMDKKVISGNLDLDVILIILHGSFSGIVKNWLMNPTSYDLYQQAPALVDNVLKMLSPDGCVTQLMPNEHQAEEA, encoded by the coding sequence ATGGCGAAGAAAACGAAGGCGGATGCGCTTAAAACGCGACAACATTTGATTGAAACCGCGATTGTGCAGTTTGCTTTGCACGGCGTTGCCAACACCACGCTGAACGATATCGCCGATGCCGCCAATGTCACACGGGGAGCTATTTACTGGCATTTTGACAATAAGATTCAGCTATTTAACGAAGTGTGGCTACAGCAACCTTCTTTACGCGAACTTATTCAGGACAGGCTTACGGGATGCGGGAACGATAATCCTTTACAGGATTTACGTGAGAAATTTATTGCTGCTTTGCAATATATTGCGGCAGTTCCTCGCCAACAGGCATTAATGCAGATTTTATATCATAAATGTGAGTTTCATAATGGGATGATATCAGAGCAGACCATTCGTGAGAAGATCGGCTTTCATCATCAATCGCTACGTGAGGTGTTACAGCGGTGCATGGATAAAAAGGTGATCTCTGGCAATCTCGATTTAGACGTTATATTAATTATTCTGCACGGTAGTTTTAGTGGAATAGTAAAGAACTGGTTAATGAATCCCACAAGTTATGATCTTTATCAGCAGGCGCCAGCATTAGTCGATAATGTATTAAAAATGCTAAGTCCGGATGGCTGTGTGACACAATTAATGCCGAATGAACATCAGGCAGAAGAAGCCTGA
- a CDS encoding efflux RND transporter permease subunit, which translates to MANFFIRRPIFAWVLAIILMMAGALAIMQLPVAQYPTIAPPAVSISATYPGADAQTVQDTVTQVIEQNMNGIDNLMYMSSTSDSAGSVTITLTFQSGTDPDIAQVQVQNKLQLATPLLPQEVQQQGISVEKSSSSFLMVAGFVSDNPTTTQDDISDYVASNVKDSISRLNGVGDVQLFGAQYAMRIWLDANLLNKYQLTPVDVINQLKVQNDQIAAGQLGGTPALPGQQLNASIIAQTRLKDPQEFGKVTLRVNTDGSVVHLKDVARIELGGENYNVVARINGKPASGLGIKLATGANALDTATAIKAKLAELQPYFPAGMKVVYPYDTTPFVKISIHEVVKTLFEAIILVFLVMYLFLQNIRATLIPTIAVPVVLLGTFAILSAFGYSINTLTMFGMVLAIGLLVDDAIVVVENVERVMVEDNLPPREATEKSMSQIQGALVGIAMVLSAVFIPMAFFGGSTGAIYRQFSITIVSAMALSVLVALILTPALCATLLKPVSAEHHEKKSGFFGWFNAKFDHSVNHYTHSVSGIVRNTGRYLIIYLLIVVGMAVLFLRLPTSFLPEEDQGVFLTMIQLPSGATQERTQKVLDQVTHYYLNNEKANVESVFTVNGFSFSGQGQNSGMAFVSLKPWEERSGEKNSAEAVIARATRAFSQIRDGLVFPFNMPAIVELGTATGFDFELIDQGGLGHDALTKARNQLLGMVAQHPDLLVRVRPNGLEDTPQFKLDVDQEKAQALGVSLSDINETISAALGGYYVNDFIDRGRVKKVYVQADAQFRMLPEDINNLYVRSANGEMVPFSTFSSARWIYGSPRLERYNGMPSMELLGEAAPGRSTGEAMTLMENLASRLPSGIGYDWTGMSYQERLSGNQAPALYAISLIVVFLCLAALYESWSIPFSVMLVVPLGVVGALLAASLRGLNNDVYFQVGLLTTIGLSAKNAILIVEFAKDLMEKEGRGLIEATLEASRMRLRPILMTSLAFILGVMPLVISRGAGSGAQNAVGTGVMGGMLTATLLAIFFVPVFFVVVKRRFNRHHD; encoded by the coding sequence ATGGCAAACTTTTTTATTAGACGTCCTATTTTCGCCTGGGTCCTGGCTATCATTCTGATGATGGCGGGTGCTCTGGCGATAATGCAACTCCCCGTTGCGCAGTACCCCACGATCGCGCCACCAGCGGTTTCTATTTCTGCGACCTATCCAGGCGCGGATGCACAAACGGTCCAGGATACGGTCACTCAGGTTATCGAACAAAATATGAACGGTATCGATAACCTGATGTATATGTCCTCTACCAGTGACTCTGCCGGTAGCGTAACCATCACCCTGACCTTCCAGTCCGGAACCGATCCGGATATAGCACAGGTTCAGGTGCAAAATAAATTGCAGCTTGCGACGCCTTTACTGCCGCAAGAGGTCCAGCAACAGGGGATTAGCGTTGAAAAATCCAGCAGCAGCTTCTTGATGGTTGCCGGGTTTGTCTCAGATAATCCAACAACTACTCAGGATGATATCTCTGACTATGTCGCCTCTAACGTTAAGGATTCAATCAGCCGTCTGAATGGTGTGGGCGACGTTCAGCTATTTGGCGCGCAATACGCCATGCGTATCTGGCTGGATGCGAATCTGCTAAATAAATACCAACTCACACCGGTTGATGTCATCAATCAGTTAAAAGTACAGAACGATCAAATCGCCGCTGGTCAACTGGGCGGCACACCTGCCCTACCGGGCCAGCAACTTAATGCCTCCATCATTGCACAAACGCGTCTGAAAGATCCGCAAGAGTTTGGCAAGGTCACGCTACGCGTCAATACTGACGGCTCTGTCGTCCATCTCAAGGATGTAGCACGTATTGAGCTTGGCGGTGAAAACTATAACGTTGTGGCACGTATTAATGGTAAACCAGCCTCCGGTCTCGGTATTAAACTGGCGACCGGCGCCAACGCGCTGGATACCGCGACCGCAATTAAAGCAAAACTGGCGGAACTTCAACCTTATTTCCCTGCGGGAATGAAGGTTGTTTATCCTTATGACACGACTCCATTCGTAAAAATTTCTATTCACGAAGTGGTAAAAACGCTGTTTGAGGCGATTATTCTGGTGTTCCTGGTAATGTATCTGTTTTTACAGAACATCCGGGCCACCCTGATCCCTACAATCGCCGTTCCCGTCGTGTTGTTAGGTACGTTTGCGATACTTTCCGCCTTTGGCTATTCCATTAATACCCTGACGATGTTCGGCATGGTGCTGGCGATAGGCCTGTTGGTTGACGATGCGATAGTGGTCGTAGAAAACGTTGAACGCGTGATGGTGGAGGATAATCTTCCGCCCCGGGAGGCGACGGAGAAATCCATGTCGCAGATTCAGGGAGCGTTGGTCGGTATCGCTATGGTACTGTCTGCGGTATTCATCCCGATGGCCTTTTTTGGCGGCTCTACCGGGGCGATTTACCGTCAGTTCTCTATTACTATTGTTTCAGCAATGGCGCTGTCTGTTCTGGTTGCGCTGATTCTGACACCAGCACTGTGCGCTACACTCCTTAAACCCGTCTCTGCTGAACATCACGAGAAAAAAAGTGGCTTCTTTGGCTGGTTCAATGCCAAATTTGACCACAGCGTTAACCACTATACTCACAGCGTTAGCGGCATCGTACGCAATACAGGCCGCTATCTCATTATCTACCTTCTCATTGTCGTGGGAATGGCGGTGTTGTTTTTACGCCTCCCTACTTCCTTCCTGCCGGAAGAAGATCAGGGGGTATTCCTGACCATGATTCAACTCCCTTCTGGCGCTACGCAAGAGCGTACGCAGAAAGTGCTGGATCAAGTCACACACTATTACCTGAATAATGAAAAAGCGAACGTCGAAAGTGTCTTTACTGTAAACGGCTTTAGCTTTAGCGGTCAGGGACAAAACTCGGGGATGGCATTTGTCAGTCTTAAACCGTGGGAAGAGCGTAGCGGTGAAAAAAATAGCGCCGAAGCTGTTATCGCGCGAGCGACACGTGCCTTTAGCCAGATTCGCGACGGACTGGTATTCCCCTTCAACATGCCAGCAATCGTTGAGTTAGGTACGGCGACAGGTTTCGACTTTGAACTGATCGATCAGGGGGGGCTGGGTCACGATGCGTTAACAAAAGCGCGTAACCAGCTCCTGGGTATGGTAGCACAGCATCCTGACCTGCTAGTGCGTGTTCGCCCGAACGGGCTGGAAGACACACCACAGTTTAAGTTGGATGTCGATCAGGAAAAAGCGCAAGCGCTCGGTGTCTCTCTGTCTGATATCAACGAAACCATCTCTGCCGCGTTGGGCGGCTATTATGTCAACGACTTTATCGATCGTGGCAGGGTGAAAAAAGTATACGTTCAGGCTGACGCCCAGTTCCGTATGCTACCAGAAGATATCAATAATCTTTATGTCCGTAGCGCCAATGGTGAGATGGTTCCCTTCTCTACCTTTAGCTCAGCACGATGGATATACGGTTCTCCACGCCTGGAACGTTATAACGGAATGCCATCAATGGAACTGCTCGGTGAAGCAGCGCCAGGACGAAGCACTGGTGAAGCTATGACGTTAATGGAAAATCTGGCCTCCCGGCTACCAAGCGGTATTGGCTATGACTGGACGGGGATGTCGTATCAGGAACGGTTGTCAGGTAACCAGGCACCAGCACTGTATGCTATCTCACTTATCGTCGTGTTCCTCTGCCTTGCCGCACTGTATGAAAGTTGGTCAATTCCGTTCTCGGTAATGCTTGTCGTACCGCTCGGTGTGGTTGGTGCTCTACTTGCAGCATCATTACGCGGCCTGAATAATGACGTTTATTTTCAGGTTGGCTTGTTAACCACTATTGGTCTTTCCGCTAAAAATGCGATCCTGATCGTCGAGTTCGCCAAAGATCTTATGGAAAAAGAAGGCCGCGGATTGATCGAGGCGACGCTGGAGGCATCACGTATGCGTTTACGTCCTATTCTGATGACATCACTGGCCTTTATTCTCGGCGTAATGCCGCTGGTTATCAGCAGGGGCGCAGGTAGCGGGGCACAAAACGCTGTAGGCACAGGGGTTATGGGAGGAATGCTAACCGCAACATTATTAGCTATTTTCTTTGTTCCTGTATTTTTTGTTGTAGTAAAACGCCGATTTAACCGCCATCATGACTAA
- a CDS encoding putative periplasmic lipoprotein, which translates to MKRLIPVALLATLLAGCAHDSPCVPVYDDQGRLVHTNTCMKGTTQDNWETAGAIAGGAAAVAGLTMGIIALSK; encoded by the coding sequence ATGAAAAGACTAATTCCAGTTGCATTGCTTGCTACCCTGCTGGCAGGCTGTGCACATGACTCTCCCTGCGTACCGGTTTATGACGATCAGGGACGACTGGTTCATACCAATACATGTATGAAAGGTACAACACAGGATAACTGGGAAACAGCAGGCGCTATTGCTGGCGGCGCTGCGGCGGTGGCAGGGCTGACAATGGGTATCATTGCACTTTCTAAGTGA
- a CDS encoding efflux RND transporter periplasmic adaptor subunit produces MTKHARFSLLPSFIIFSAALLAGCNDQGDTQAHPGEPQVTVHVVETAPLAVTTELPGRTSAFRIAEVRPQVSGIVLKRNFTEGSDVEAGQSLYQIDPATYQADYDSAKGELAKSEAAAAIAHLTVKRYVPLVGTKYISQQEYDQAIADARQADAAVVAAKAAVESARINLAYTKVTSPISGRIGKSNVTEGALVTNGQSTELATVQQLDPIYVDVTQSSNDFIRLKQSVEQGSLHKDSASSAVELVMENGQVYPLKGTLQFSDVTVDESTGSITLRAVFPNPQHTLLPGMFVRARIDEGVQPNAILVPQQGVTRTPRGDAMVMVVNDKSQVEARNVVATQAIGDKWLISEGLKPGDKVIVSGLQKARPGVQVKATTDASAAKTAQ; encoded by the coding sequence ATGACGAAACATGCCAGGTTTTCACTCCTGCCCTCATTCATCATATTCTCTGCTGCGCTGCTGGCCGGTTGTAACGACCAGGGAGATACCCAAGCTCATCCCGGCGAGCCGCAAGTTACCGTACACGTGGTCGAAACAGCCCCCTTAGCCGTAACGACCGAACTTCCCGGACGTACGTCTGCATTTCGCATTGCGGAAGTTCGCCCCCAGGTGAGCGGGATCGTGCTTAAAAGAAACTTCACCGAAGGTAGCGACGTAGAAGCCGGGCAGTCGCTTTATCAAATCGATCCTGCGACTTATCAGGCCGATTATGACAGCGCCAAAGGCGAACTCGCTAAAAGCGAAGCGGCTGCGGCTATCGCACACCTGACAGTGAAACGCTATGTTCCGCTGGTTGGCACAAAATATATCAGCCAGCAGGAATATGATCAGGCGATTGCTGATGCCCGCCAGGCCGATGCTGCCGTTGTAGCGGCGAAAGCCGCTGTAGAAAGCGCACGCATTAACCTTGCATATACCAAAGTCACCTCGCCCATCAGCGGACGTATAGGAAAATCTAACGTGACCGAAGGTGCCCTGGTGACTAACGGTCAATCAACTGAACTGGCGACTGTACAGCAACTCGACCCGATTTACGTCGATGTCACCCAGTCAAGCAATGACTTTATACGGCTCAAGCAATCCGTCGAGCAGGGGAGCCTGCATAAAGACAGCGCCAGTAGCGCTGTTGAACTGGTAATGGAAAATGGCCAGGTCTATCCGCTTAAAGGCACGCTGCAGTTCTCCGACGTTACCGTAGATGAAAGTACTGGCTCTATCACGCTCAGAGCGGTTTTCCCTAACCCACAACATACCCTGCTTCCCGGTATGTTTGTTCGTGCCCGCATTGATGAAGGTGTCCAGCCCAATGCCATCCTTGTGCCTCAGCAGGGCGTGACCCGCACACCACGCGGCGACGCTATGGTGATGGTCGTTAACGATAAGAGCCAGGTAGAAGCTCGCAACGTCGTAGCAACACAGGCCATCGGTGATAAATGGCTTATCAGCGAAGGGTTAAAACCGGGCGATAAAGTCATCGTCAGTGGCTTACAAAAAGCACGACCGGGCGTACAGGTAAAAGCCACTACCGATGCTTCTGCAGCGAAAACGGCGCAATAA